A region of the Channa argus isolate prfri chromosome 14, Channa argus male v1.0, whole genome shotgun sequence genome:
TTCTTCTGTCATTTATAACCTTTgtgtcacacatttttattcaaaatagaaaatGGAGGAGTGACTTTCAGCAACACACACCTCTGGATACACTCATCATAAAAGTTCCTTTCATATCTGTTTTGACTAGACTGGTAAATAAGAGGGTTCGacaaaaaactgacaaaatgtaacaatgttagtaagtagaaagtaacataaattattttaaatgattaaagtgAAATTGCCACATGAATAGTGAGATTCATACATGTACAGTCATTGTTGGTGATTATGTAATAACATTATATCATCTGTCACTTTACCTAAATCCACTTAGCAATGTGAAAAGGAAGCATCTGTTCTACAGTTTCTAATAACTGCTTCAAATTTATTCTGTAGCAAAGTGCTTTTAGTGGTGTTAAACATCCATCAAGGTTAGACTCCAAGCAGACTGTACACAGGCTGCAAACCTTCCTAAGGTGCAAGTATTCATCAAATACTCATATAAAgtgcttcatttctttttttaacagctttaaCAGACATAAAATATAACATAACAGATACAGTGTACACAGCACCTTAACCATAGGGGTTTGTCTACGTCTCCAGTGctttttactgcagtattttGCCATGTATGGTAACCATAGTTTGTATATGAGTCTTTACCAGGAAATGTACGTATGTAAAAATAACTGGTAAGAGGAAgttgggggtggtgggggggggaagTTTGTGAAGTGCAGTTAATCTGCCGTACAATCGCTCAGTTTACTGTCATAGAAGCAGAAAATGATGAAGCTCAAAGTTCATTTaacctttataaataaatgtgtgcgtGACAGTACATACTGCACTGTACACATCAGTGTTTTAACCACACAGGTGAGTGCACGTTCAGATCTAATGCACTGCACATCCCTACACAGCCTTTACTTTAGAGGATGTATAGAACAGGATGTATTTTTCTGGTCTGTAGTATTTCAAAAGCTTCTGTGGGTGTTACCAGCTCATCATAATAATCTTAACACCCCCCCCCATACTTCGGTATTCTAAactggaaaatataaaatgtcaatgtttttcTGTGGAGAACCCCAACAAGCCGACCAAGGTTTCCACCTTcacatttgcttgttttgtcttgGATTTGGactttttcaaatcatttttctgtgtgaataAATAACCCAAGCTGTTAATTTTTTAGTCACAGGAGTGTTTACATTATACACGAGGCTGATGTCGCTAGGTAGTGTGTTATGTCGTCACGAGTAAAACCCTGGGTCAAACATGTATTATGCCAACTAATGTCAGACTGAGTTTTGACCAGACCTCCCATTGCTTTCTGCATCATTGGTGCCCCTCTAATAGCTTGGTGGTAGAAGGTCTAAACAACAGTGTCCACAGCTGCTCCGATATGATGTTTCAGTGATTCTCTACCGACACTGAACTTGTCAGTCCATCTGCTCACACGTTGCTGATCCGAACACTGAGAGGAGTGTCTCTAACCCTGCCACGgtcctcccctctctccctgtAACTTTGCTCCAGACGAATCTTCTCTGGGTCGGACAGTTCAGGCACCGCCCCACCCCCGTTGCTCTGGTACCTGTGCTGTGGGCTGCTTGGTTTGAAAATGGGAGTGGTCTTAGTCTTGGCCACTTTGTCGAAGAAGGAAAGGTCCGCCACATATTTACCTGACGGGGAGAGGGAGACTACAGGGGGGAACTCGTAGCCCCAGAGAATCTCGTCCGGCAGGTAGGAGGTGCGGACCTGGCAGGTGGCTGATGTTGGCTCCACTGTAGCGCTCATGATGACCAGCAGCTCAAAATCAGCCAGTTCTGGATCTGTCCAGCCCCCACCTGGTTGAGGTAAATGAAATGAGAGGACAAGGCATAGTACTGAGGGGTGTAAAAAGATGATG
Encoded here:
- the LOC137140663 gene encoding ATP-sensitive inward rectifier potassium channel 10-like gives rise to the protein MLMEIFITGTFLAKVARPKKRGETVKFSQHAVVSTQEGRPCLMIRVANMRKSLLLGCQVTGKLLQTSLTKEGETVRLEQRNVPFQVDTSSDSPFLILPLTFYHVIDDSRPLRAWAAKGGGWTDPELADFELLVIMSATVEPTSATCQVRTSYLPDEILWGYEFPPVVSLSPSGKYVADLSFFDKVAKTKTTPIFKPSSPQHRYQSNGGGAVPELSDPEKIRLEQSYRERGEDRGRVRDTPLSVRISNV